In Terriglobus aquaticus, the genomic window TTCGGCCTCAAGGCCGGCGCGCCCATTGGCGACGTCGCCAAGGCCGAGCTCATCCGCACCGGCCACCTGCCGCTCTGGCAAAACCTGCCGATCCTCATCGTCGTCCTCTGGGGAGGTTTCGCCACGAACTTTGTCTGGTCCTGCATCCTCATCGCGCGCAACCGCTCGGCCGCGCAGTTTGGCGGCGAACCCGGCGCCAATCCCATGCGCGCCGCGCACGAGACCGGTGCGACCCTGCAGGACATCGATCCCATGGAGTTCGCCCAGCGCATCGCTCCCGGCGTACTCGTGAAGAACTACATCTTCGCCGCCATGGCCGGCGTCATCTGGTACTTCCAGTTCTTCTTCTACTCGCTCGGTCAAACGCAGATGGGCAAGTACGACTTCAGCTCCTGGACACTCCACATGGCCTCGATCATCATCTTCGCCACGCTGTGGGGACTCGCCCTGAAAGAATGGCGCGGCACCAGCACGCGCACCAAGGCACTTGTCACCGCCGGCCTAACCCTGCTCATCGGCTCCACGCTCATCGTCGGCTACGGAAACTACCTGCAATCGCAACAGCCGTCTTCCACGACCACCACCGCGTCTCGCTAAACATCGGCTGATCTAAGACCGCCTACGGCAGTCTCACTCCAACGAACACCATGCAGTGTCATCCTGAGCGTAGGGAAGATCTGTTTGATCCGCTTCAGCAAGAACGTAAGAGGACGGCAAGCATATGCAGCAACGACGCTCTAAATTAACCCGGCTCCTTCAATCACTAATCGTGCTCGCTTCGGCCACCGTCCTCGCCCAAGCACCGTTGGCCCAAACACCGCCAGCGCCGGTTGTCAGCACCAACGCCGCTCTCCCGCCTAAGCTCACCGGCATCGCCCACGTCGCCATTCGCGTCGCAAACCTCGACGCCTCCCGCGCCTTCTACGCGAAGCTCGGCTACGCGCAGCCCTTCACTCTGACCGGCAAAAATGGCGAAGTCACCGAAGCCTTTATCAAGATCGACGACCGCCAGTACATCGAGCTCTATCCCGGCGATGCCGCGCACGCCCCAGCTTTCCTCCACGTCTGCTTCGAGGCGCAAAACCTGCCCGGGCTCTACCCCACCTACACCGCCAACGGCATTGTCGCGCCGCCGGTGAAGAAGGCCGGCGCCGGCAACCTGCTCATGGCCTGGAAGGGCCCCGAAGACCAGACC contains:
- a CDS encoding L-rhamnose/proton symporter RhaT; translated protein: MGTNPFLGILYHWIGGFASATNFIPFRGIKRWSWEIYWIVQGFAAWIVAPLIMASLLVPNLWHVLATSPRSAVGYAILMGALWGVGGLTFGLAVRYLGIALGYAIALGLCTAFGTLIPPIYTGEIHAIMHARSGQVVLLGVAVCVLAVAVNGFAGWSKENEITPTEKIEIGESEFSLLKGLLIAIGAGIMSSFFAFGLKAGAPIGDVAKAELIRTGHLPLWQNLPILIVVLWGGFATNFVWSCILIARNRSAAQFGGEPGANPMRAAHETGATLQDIDPMEFAQRIAPGVLVKNYIFAAMAGVIWYFQFFFYSLGQTQMGKYDFSSWTLHMASIIIFATLWGLALKEWRGTSTRTKALVTAGLTLLIGSTLIVGYGNYLQSQQPSSTTTTASR
- a CDS encoding VOC family protein yields the protein MLASATVLAQAPLAQTPPAPVVSTNAALPPKLTGIAHVAIRVANLDASRAFYAKLGYAQPFTLTGKNGEVTEAFIKIDDRQYIELYPGDAAHAPAFLHVCFEAQNLPGLYPTYTANGIVAPPVKKAGAGNLLMAWKGPEDQTEEITEYQPGSRHSNDFGKDLGADRVSTHMVGAVVPMQDPKAAAQYFMQRMNFTNSGTREGAVLTSPPGLHDAYFGFRSSSAPERLALIFQVASAKSTLLRLQQLGIEATVRNERVLTHDPDGNLLVFTSEKL